The sequence below is a genomic window from Phyllostomus discolor isolate MPI-MPIP mPhyDis1 chromosome 11, mPhyDis1.pri.v3, whole genome shotgun sequence.
GGAACTCTAGGCAGTGACCTCACCGGCACCTCGGGGTAGACAACAGGGGTCTCACCTTACACTCTCTCTTTAAGGCCTGGGACATGGACACAAGCCTTCAAGGGACCAGAACTATTTCCTACAGCCGAATCAACGATACTACCTTATCATTAGagactcttctctttctggtatcccctGTCGTTTCACCTTGTAACTAAATGAAACTGTGCTTTATTGAAGGCGTTTTACTGGCATTCAGAAGCCTGCGGCAACGGAAACCTGGAGTCCCAGGGGGCACTGGGGCTCATGTACCTGTACGGACAGGGCATCCGCCAGGACACCGAGGCTGCCCTGCACTGCCTGCGGGAAGCGGCGGAGCGTGGGAACGTGTGCGCGCAGGGGCACCTGGTGGAGTATTACTACAACATGAAGTTCTTCACCAAGTGCGTGGCGTTCTCCAAGAGGTGAGTGGGCGCAAGGAAAGGACTTACAGGAACGGGTGCTGGATGTGCCGCGCCAGGCGCGTTCACGGAATCTGCAACAATACTGCACGTGAGGGCTGGCGAGCGCCGGCGCCTGACACGTGGCCCGTGCCCCAGGGGGCGGAGCCTTCCCGTCTGGGTTTCAATTACTTTCAGCAGCCACGTGCGGCTAGCTGGCGGCCACCATACCAGATCGTACAATTCTGCGAGGTTAGTCTTCAGGACTTAAGTGCTGTCCGTTCTGCATACCCGCTGAGTGAGCTTAAGCAAGTTTTCTAACATTGGGAGATATGACTTGCTTTGTTAATAACATACTTTTACTGCAGGGTTATAAAAATAGTGTATATAAAGTGCTTAACGTAGCTGGGCACCTCAGAGATGTATATTAAATTCATTGCTTCCTGCATCCTTAGCCACAGGTTCTTTAAGTACATAATTTCAGTACAGCTTGATGAGAACTGTGAAATGAGAATAATGGTTAAAAGACTCCAACACCAACATCTCataaaacatttggaaattttCATACAACAGGGGACATGCCTTTTCCCTGAGCCTATGTGCCTTCCCGCATctgctcaccacccccccccccccccaacgctGTGCAGAAGCAACATGCCAGGAAGGGCCACCGGGGCCATCCGGAGCGGCCGCGAGCCTGGGCTGCTGTGTGTCCTGGCCAGTaacaccctccctccctcagagcccgcaggctccccaccccagcccgtgggaggcagcctggaggacagaccagctgcctctgccctctcctccccagcgTCACAGCCTCCAGGCAGTGGGCCACGTAAAGGTGCCATCTCCAACGTCCCAAATCTCCAAATGCCCATTTGACTGAAACTAAGACTTTACAGTCTTGGAGACGTTCCACTGTTGTCCACACTCCGACTCCCCGTAACATTAGGGTTAACGGGACGTGACTAGGTCTCCTTTTCCCACAGTTCTCCATGCTTGGGCCTGGGTTATACAGGATGAGCTCTTCTTATTGCCCACGTTTAAGCAAAGATAGATGTGCAAGTTGTTAAGTGTGTTTTCTGGTCTCGTGTGACTAACATCCACGCTTAAGGTTGATGTTTAAGTAAACAGtccaaggaaacagaaaaaacatttttttccccattgttgaACTCTGCAGTGATATTAAGTTTAAAATACACTGCACGAAAACCACCTTTCCTTTACCTCCCAGTGGTTGTGGAGCCTGACGCGTACAATCACAGGGAAGCGATGGAGCAGCCGCTCTCCCCCGGTACCAGCTCTGTCACACCCGCCCTTCGCCCCACAACTCTGCTAGCACTCCCAGGGGTAGAGATGAGGGGACCACTCGGGGCACAGGGACCATTTCTGCACACGTTCTCTGTGACAGTGTAAGCCATAACCGGCGCCCTCTTCACTCCCCAATCCCCCACCGCGCCAGGATCGCCGACTACGACGAGGCTCACGACATCCCCATGATAGCCAAGGTCACGGACTGTCTCCCGGAGTTCATCTGCAGGGGCATGGCCATGGCGGCCTTCTACCACGCGCGCTGCCTCCAGCTCggcctggggatctccaaggacGAGGCGGCCGCGAAGCACTACTATTCTAAAGTAAGTGGGCTGAGAACAAGCATCGACTGGCTCAGAGATCTCTGGGCTTTTTTTTGTTGGCACTTGACTCTCTTTACAGATTCGTGCCTTTTCCTCCTTAATTACTGCCAGGTAACCGCTGCCTACGGAGAGGCTGTCAGACATGCAGGTTGTTTTGCAGACAGCTCTGTCTGGTTCTGATGAGCATGATTAACAGTCCTGCAttattctctgcctctctctctctctctctctgctgctaCCTGCAGGCTCAGGCCCAGCCCCCAGACCCGAAAGCCAGAATGTTCATGCCTTCTTTCACCCAGAGAAAGTGTGGACCTGTGTCCTCACTGCAGCACCTTAATGAAACgtagcttttaaaaagtttcatgtGCAAGATGTCTACCACGTGGAGGAGGGATATTCATGAGTTTGAGATAACCGGTTAGAACGGGCCTTTTCATGTTCAACCCCACGTGGTTAACTTATTAAAACCCCAAACGAATTTCACATCTCAAAATCAAACAACTGgtggcctggctgggtggctcagttggcaaGAACATCGTCCAGATGCACTGAGGTTGCAGGCTTGACCCCCAGCCGGGCACATAGCAGAACTGACCACTGAATGCACagataagtggaaaaacaaatcaatgtgcctccccctctctctaaagttaataaataacaatataatgaAAACCCATTGTTTAaagtggggaggggcgggagagGGGGATCACTGTGAAGAGTATCTGCACGTGAGCACTACTTCAGACACGGGAAACACAAGAAATACCGTGCACACCTTAGTTCCGTGACAGCCAGGACGTCCCAGTTAGAACGACATCATCGTGAGATTTATAGAGCAGTTCGTGGTGTATACACAAACCTTTCAGCTCAAGCAGGCGAGCAAGTCAAGGGAAGACTTCCGAGACCCCTCGCCGGAGTCTGCCGTGACTGCGGTGGTCCCCGGCGTGGTCTGTGTGTTAACGCCACTCGGGATCTCTCAGAACCTCCAGAGAGTCAGCACAGTTCGGGCTCAGTCTGGGGGACTGAGACGCAAGCACACTTACTCAATCCCGAGGATCCCCATATGTTGGGAATCTCAGCAGGCAAGTTTGGGAACCCTAAATTATACAGAAACACAGTGTACAAGTACAGCTATGTATCACTGTACCTTTCTGTTAGTATGAATAATAGTCGTCTTTaacttttattcattaaaaaacccaaatgttCTGTGTATTATACCAGCTTCCAAACCAAGTCAAGTTCAGATTGCATCCTATCCTGAGTACCTTTTCTAAATAAGCAGAAGCAGGGAAAACTCTGGGTCAGAAATATCCTGGATTGCGGTATGTGTTTATCCTAAgtaaaacagcaaaataatttGCGATCTTAGAACAGTTTCCATGTGGTTGGAGATAAGCGCCCCATTACTCAGTTTTGGCCACTGTATTTTATGGGAGAtgcttttaaaatggagaaaatccgCATGTCGTAAGCCAGTGAATCCTGTGACATAAGGCATGATAAGAGAAACTGACGGTGAGGGGGTCCTGACAGTGGTCTTCACCGGACTGGACGGCTGTGCTATAGAAAaggactgtgggggaggggaggcagactTAAGAGCCACCAGCGGTGCATTGTGGGAAAGGGGAAGGCGGTGGAGGGCGCAGAGTCGGGGGCCTGGAGTCTGCCTCCGTCTGGCTGGGTGGCTGCCAACGACGGCCTCTCAGGGTTTCTAGGAAACCAGCTTTAGATGTTCTCTCAGGACCCTCTAATGATTCTGAAGGACATGCAGAGAGTTTTTAGCTTAATATGAAGAAGGATCTGCTAATACAACTGTGCAGGAAATATTCGGTAAGAAAAGCTTTTCCCGTAACGTGGTGACTTCTTGCCACTGGAAGAGACCAGGCAAATACCTAGTGACCAGCTGTCACGGGCACTGAGGGGACAGTTTCTGCGTGGAGAGAGGGTGGGTGTGGTTCTTGACATTCTGTGAAGTTACGAACTGTTACGTGTCATTGTTTAGTCACAATAAAATTGTATCCTTCAAAGTAAGATTATTATGAGATGCTGCTATCCACATAACGAGATAACAAGTTTAAAGCCAAAAGTTGCTGCTTTCCACACTACTTGTTTTAATAATTCGTGTCCTAGGCACGCTGTCATCAGTGCCTCCATTTCCTCTATTTGTGACATGGATAACATTTTCTCTTCCAACTGATAACAGCATGGATATTTCTACTATGATCTCTTCTGCATAGGCTAATTTGAACTTCtctaattaaaaaatcagaatagcTGTGTATCTTAATTAAGAAAACTCCCTTGAAATTCATTATATTTACTATTCTTAAACACAAACCACAAATTATTAAAAGGTAAGAAGACCCAACAATtcgaaatatatttaaatgactgACTCTTTGCCTTTGCTCTTTAAGGCCTGTCGTCTGAACCCCACTCTGGCAGATGAACTTCACTCTTTACTGATTCGTCAAAGAATTTAGACCGTCGTGCATTTCAACAAAGATCGTCCACCCTGTGACAcctttaaaatgtgtgtatttttacaACAGCTGTGTCTGGTTATTTTGTACATCTCAAGTTACATAGTTTGGGTTTTTTACTGATGACACGTTACCTTTCACTCTTGGGTTTGTAGTCTGTGATTCACAACTTGAAACGCAGCTACAGGATCAAGCAGCCGGGCAACCGCTCGGAAACCCAGTCCTCCGCCTGCCGACCGGCCTAGACCGCGTCAGACCCTGAAAACCACACCATACTCTGCTCCCCGTCTTCAAATGCAGCACCCCAAAAGACCTGGTGTGACCTTTGGTTGAAAGGCTTCAGAAGTATAAATGCTACCACGTGTAAGATATTCTATACATGaaataaattgtttcattttaacctgttatttaaatgtttaaatttaaaattcacaaagTTTTTGGATGGAAtttacaagtaattttttaaataaatttgtgtaGCATTTATGCTTCTGAAGTTGTTGCAGCTGAGACGGCGCTAGATCTCCTGGGACGTCTTGTATTCGCAAAAGAGATTGTTATAAATGGTTCAACTGGCTGATTTAGGACCGACTTTAACAACAGCGGGTTTAAGAAGTGGTTTACAAGCCTGTCCCTCCACATCTTAACTAACTTGAGTTAATGAAACAACGGCTACATTCCTGAGAAGACCATCAGTTCAAGCCAGACGTCTTCTTTGTGCTTCGTTGCCTTCATGTTAAAAAACCTAGATGTACTTCGAAGCAagataaaatgtgaaaagaaatctCCATGGAATCCATACAGAACTAAATACGGTTAAAAACTGAGTTAGCAGAAGGCTTTCCTGATAGTACTGGCTTCACCGGAGACAAAAGAGGGCAGGGAGACAGACTTTGTGTGCGTACGATGGCAGGGGCAGCCGTCTGTGACACAGAACCAGGGAAAAGGACACGTCTTAAAGATGCCTGAGTATCTTCTCTGTAAACATGCTGAGCTACCGTTGCTTTATTTTGAAAACCACAACCGTCCTTTCTGAAGGACCTTGGGTTTCAGCGAGGTCCCATCTTAGCTGGGGAAGCACCGACACTGCGTAGGAGGAGCCAGTGACCAGGCATCTCAGGGAGGAAACGACGTCACCTTCGGTTCGTGTTCTGGCTCGTCTGCATTACTTGAACTTCATTCTATCTTTATAGAAAAGGAAGCAAATGTCGAAAGGATTTTCTGTGACGTTCCCTCAACTGGTCCTATGCTTTTCTCCCTTAAGATCTcctaaaaattatacatttaaaccATCCttgaaaatcagttttctttggaAATCTCTACTGAaggccctctcctctcttccGGCAACACGTTTCAATAGCTCCAGCAATTACGAGATTTTATAGTAGCTAAGGTTTTATCCCTTTCCACACCTCAGGCCCGCGTGCCTCGCTCTTGTCCTCTGCCGCTCGTGTAGCTCTCCTTCTGCCGCCTGAAGGCCCACCGTCACGAGTGTTCTCTCCCCAACACTCAGCCCGGTTCCACAGGCCTTTCAGGATGCCCACACAGCGATGCAATGAAGCAGTGCATGTTGGCTTTAATGGCACATTTAATAGGTTTGCTGCCTTTCTTCACCCAAAGTAAAGAACACGCTTTTCCACCTGCCAATGAAACACAGGTCGGAGTGGCTGCACCTGCGCTGCTCCCTCCACGGTTCCTTTGCGGCTGATCAGCTGATCTGTTCCCCGCCCGTCTGCTGGCTCCCTAGCCAGTGCCAAACAAGGCACTGTCCTTCCTGTGCGACAGAGCGACCAGCCACAGGTCTGAGCAGCCCTCGGAGTGGGTATCTGACACCTTAGAGATTTATACCttaaagagagacagaggagtcGGCCGTGCTCCCACCTGGAGTCTGAGTTTAACAGCCGCAGCTGCGCTGTGCACGGGGTGGGCGTTCCCGGCCCTCGGCGCCTGCACAGGTGTCGCTTCTCTGGATGTCCTTTCTCCATTCCTACGAAGGGCAACTCCTACCCGTGCAAAGAGCCAACTTCGATTTTTACCTGAAGTGTCAGATATCACCCTGGTTTGGTACATAATTATCAAAGAGCTGAGAGTGTAAGAATCCCAAAGATAACATTTGGTTTACTGATCTTTAAATCATTTAGCTTTCAGAAGTTCTGTTTCACATCAAGAATGTGGCGGCCATGATCTATCGATGATATACTCAGTACCATGTTAGTACCTCTAGCATTTTTTTCATGGATTTCAAACTGCACGTCTGCCTGTCGTTGTACGTTCAATATTCCCGGCCGTCAGAGAGGGGAACGTGTTTTACTGCCCCCACGTAATAGACGGTCAAGCCCCGGAAAACGGACTGAGTTGTGCAGGGACGGTGGGTGCCTGGATGTCCCCGAATGCCCCCACGGGTCCACGAGACTCCGGGACACAGTTGTGTCCCTGCACTCCCTGaggtccctccctcctcttcccgcTCCCTGGGCTCAGCCCCCCCCCTCtgcggccccgcccaccccccccccccccccccccacaatgcATCACTTCTTCTCATTCACGTCCACATCGTGTTTTCCACAAACCCATCCCGTGTCCGGAGAGAAGGCAGCAACCTGTTTCCTTGCAGAAGTACTTACGTGCACCATGTTTTCTACTAAAAAGGGCACCCGATAAGTGTTTGAACTGCCTGCAGTGTTTCAACCTCTTTCACATATAAGCAACTTAAACGTCATAGAGCACTATGATtcgtttttatattttattgcttcaaATGCTTCAAACTATGGGAAATCTTtggtaaaaataaagacaaatttttcaCAATAACTTTACATAAAGCATTGCACAACAATGTTCTTCGATACACATGAGTATAGGAATGTTCAAAATCCTCAGCGAGGACATTATCTGTACAGTATTTACAGTTCTTCGTTTCAaaagttttcataaatatttataatatttcctaGGTTCTTACCACATATTAACATTTATATGTCAATCGGCACGTTGAACTTCAAAGTATTTATgttctcatgaaaataaaaaccaacagtCAACAGAAGTGGTGTTTCCTGTTGCCTGCGACAGCATCGACTCCCTCTGCTCACTTCCCGTGAAACCAGGGGGACGTAACTAAAACAAAATCCACATCGTTCTCAGTCAGGCCCTCCGCGGAAAAGAGGAAATGCGGCGTGTCTATTATCACAGACGTTTCTCGGTGGTTTATTTATCTGTGCGGACTCACGCCTGGCCCGCCCTCGGCGGGTCCCCGTGCGCCCTCAGCTCCGGACACAGTTCGGTCAGCAGCAGTTCCATCAGCACCTGCaccgaggaggaggaagaagaagaagaggagggaagactgtGTTTTTTCTCCAAGGGTTTCCTCAAGTATCTACATTTAGGAGTCAAGTCTAATTTTAGGTCTGGGATTGTTCTCAGTCAACAAGTCACTCCCAAGGAGATGGAATGCATAGTGCTTTCGGTGGTCGGCTACCCAGTGCCACACCATCACAACAGTAACACTGCAACTCTAGTCAGACAGACGCCCGGGTGACGGCTTGCTCTGCTGAAACGGGAAAAACAAAGCAGTCGTGTTCCATGACGTCAGAAGCCAAAAGGCGACACAGTAGGAGAACAACGAGGATGCACCAGCCTGGGGGTGATTTGTTTTTTCAACCACACTGAACAGGCAGACAAACGAAGAAGGAGGCGGAGAAAATGGTCCAGAGTGACAAGTAAAACGGATGATGAAGAGTACAAAGAATTTCAATCTGCCCTATAACACATGGGTAGAATAGTAAAACTAAGGAGGACAGTTAACTCTCTGGTCAGCCTTTGCGTTACTCACATACAACAGGTGTTTATTGGCTCTTGTCTCCTGCAGCGCATTGAATATTTTGATTATCCCATGGCGGGCATTCTGCTGTCCGACAAGGCTCTGCAGCATATCTGAAAAATCAGGTGGATATTCAACGCTGTTACTGGTGAAATGCACAGTGCACGGAGATTCAGTTACGTAACCCGCCCACCATAAATAATGGCGCCGAAGCCTGAGGAATGGGAATGATGAGCTTTCTCCAGTgtttacagagaaaataagatTACTTAGAATCTTTCCATGTAAGATATTTATACaaactataattttaatacattgcTACCCAATTAAAATTAAGCATTCAAAACAGGTGGACTTTAGCAGGACTTTTAAAACCCCACAAGTATTCTgttctaaaacattttcctcccctaagttaaaacaatgaataaacagTATAGTTCTTATTGAGATTTCATGTTAATTTCTCAGCAAGGAGCAAGCATGGTTTTGGTCTTTTTAAGTGTGATCATTCTTTTCATCGTAAATAGTGTTTCCcgagagagagaaatgaggcaCACCTTACCAGGCGAACCTTCCCCCTCTACCTCTGTTCttgccagggccagggcccaggccctcACCTGGAATGTTTTCCAGCAGCTCTGCTGCGCTCATCTGCTTCGTCTCCTCCATTTTGCTCCTTGCTTCTGACTTTGGTGGGGGGTGCCAGTTTCCCATGCGGCCAGAAGGCGTCCCGGAAAACGGTGATGTAGTAAACCAGCATCTGCTCGCTGAAAATCCAGCTCACCGTGTCCCGAATTTGTTTTGAGAGAAGAATATTTCTTggatgaggttttaaaaaattgttcgcTTGTTCTCAAAAGCATTTATCAATGGGAAGGTTAAGATACAGCCACATCTGATGTTTGATGAATAAACGAATTGGACGTTAAACTCTGGCTCTGAgagttgttttttatttggtGATGCCGTGTGACCACTGACCCCTGAGCTCCCACTTTATCTTCTCTCTGGCGCTCACTGCTCCGAATGCTCCGAGCAGCATCTCCCCGGCGAGGAGCTGATTTGTTCAAAGCTGGCAACACTCTAGCTGTGCTCAGCACCTAATATACTAATTTCTCCTCGACGTAGTACCAACAACTGAAAACTCAAATCCACTGATGGACAGTTAAACGTGGCCTGCAACACCCTGAGTTCTTCAGGTCCCAGGGAGAAACAAGGTTCTCCGTCTCTGGTGTCGCTATGGTAGACCGTGCCAGCAGTGTCCTCTGACCCGGGGCGCATGTCTGACACGCCCACAGGGCCAGAGGAAAAAGagcccctctccccacaaagGAAGGGCCCTGGAAAGACACCCCTACCTAGCCATGTCGATCTCCGTGGGAATGACGGCTGGGCACAGTGTAAAGAGGTGGCTTATGTCTGTAACCCAGGTCTCCCACACAACCCTGGTTCATCGGTTATGAGTCAGTTCTCACCAATTATAGGACTATGCAGTCAGAGACAAATACAGTTCCAAAACCTGAGAGTAGTTATTGGTTGGGAGCAGGAAGTCCTCTTTgttgaaaaagggaaaagaactgTTTTAGATTATTAGTGCCAGAAACACTGGGAAATTCAAACTCAATTCACGAATAATAAATTCAAAGCCCCTTTTAAGAATCTGACTtcccagtgtcgcaggttcgattcccagtcagggtacatgcctggattgcagccatgacccccagcaacccacattgatgtttctctttctctctttctctctcccttccctctctaaaaataaaatcttaaaaaaaaaaaaagaatctgactTCCCAACCAGATTTTTAAAGAGACAACGTAAGGTTCTCAGAAACAGTACCTGAAATAGGTATTTCAAGCCTAGAATTTCCGGACAGGGGACAACGCTCCTACCAACTGGGCCGCGGGCCAGGGCTCCGAGCCCAGCATTCTTCGCACGGCAGCCCTCGGGGCTTAGAGACTGCGCGGTCGAGACTGTTCATTCTGTTTCGTGACTGCACGTCTCCTGAGCTACTTCCCTACATTGCTCAGAAAGTGCATTTCAACGCATACctaacaaaatcattttgctAATGTAATGGGACTTGTG
It includes:
- the LOC114508924 gene encoding LRP2-binding protein isoform X3, whose protein sequence is MYQLGVMYYDGLGTAVNAEKGVEYMNNIIDSPCPKARHLQFAAAYNLGRAYYEGKGVKRSNEEAERLWLFAADNGNPKASVKAQSILGLYYSTKEPKELEKAFYWHSEACGNGNLESQGALGLMYLYGQGIRQDTEAALHCLREAAERGNVCAQGHLVEYYYNMKFFTKCVAFSKRIADYDEAHDIPMIAKVTDCLPEFICRGMAMAAFYHARCLQLGLGISKDEAAAKHYYSKACRLNPTLADELHSLLIRQRI